Proteins co-encoded in one Spirosoma endbachense genomic window:
- a CDS encoding SgcJ/EcaC family oxidoreductase — MLIEPGQTSIRPAVVAVDEAAIREVFAQLAVAWNAGDARAFSQYFTDDCDYVTFAGQHIKGRQANEQIHNELFNSWALKGSTMHAGPELPSIAFLSTNVALMHSTGTIQLRFQKKPPLNRLSIQTTVLVKAGGQWKVRAFHNCRVQKPGLFQRFLMAFKSK; from the coding sequence ATGCTGATAGAACCAGGTCAAACCTCAATCAGGCCAGCAGTTGTAGCCGTCGATGAAGCCGCAATTCGCGAGGTATTTGCTCAACTGGCAGTAGCCTGGAATGCTGGCGATGCCAGAGCGTTTAGTCAATACTTCACCGATGACTGTGATTACGTCACCTTCGCAGGACAACATATCAAGGGCAGACAAGCGAACGAACAGATTCACAATGAGCTATTTAACTCCTGGGCACTGAAAGGATCTACGATGCATGCAGGACCCGAATTGCCTTCGATTGCCTTTTTGAGTACTAATGTTGCCCTGATGCATTCGACCGGAACGATTCAATTACGCTTTCAGAAGAAGCCCCCTTTGAACCGATTATCGATCCAGACAACCGTTTTGGTCAAAGCAGGCGGCCAGTGGAAAGTCAGGGCGTTTCACAACTGTCGTGTGCAGAAACCGGGCTTATTCCAGCGATTTCTTATGGCATTTAAAAGCAAGTAA